The following coding sequences are from one Chanos chanos chromosome 12, fChaCha1.1, whole genome shotgun sequence window:
- the LOC115825611 gene encoding progranulin-like yields MSTTRMIAVLMLLMVGLVSSDINCPDGHQCTDESTCCKTSSGYECCPYPSAVCCDDQTHCCPNGYTCDTQSGQCKKQGLPLVAIPLLKRVPAKKPQSPMSSAPVSESVNVSVVHCDNQAACPDGTTCCKAPSGIWYCCPLPMAQCCSDGTHCCPHGYHCDPTLTRCQPGGLSLPASPHLPSPRVKTTKDRCCLTETGCCPSGFHCDEAGGSCVSDTHEGIPMTPLVQATDGKAASGVIRCDGSFFCPAKYSCCQTPSGKWGCCPYQLGQCCKDGKHCCEYGYTCGDQSDQCLKGYFRIPAGQRKKAQFL; encoded by the exons ATGTCCACCACAAGG ATGATTGCTGTGCTTATGTTGCTGATGGTTGGGCTGGTTTCCAGCGACATTAACTGCCCTGATGGACACCAATGTACAGATGAAAGTACTTGCTGCAAAACTTCATCTGGATATGAATGTTGCCCTTACCCTTCT GCTGTTTGCTGTGACGATCAAACTCACTGTTGCCCAAACGGTTACACCTGTGACACACAATCCGGCCAGTGTAAGAAACAGGGACTGCCATTGGTTGCCATTCCTCTGCTGAAGCGGGTGCCTGCAAAGAAGCCTCAGAGTCCTATGTCCTCCGCtcctgtgtctgagagtgtCAATGTTTCAGTGGTTCATTGTGACAATCAAGCTGCTTGTCCTGATGGTACAACATGCTGTAAGGCTCCTTCTGGGATATGGTACTGCTGCCCACTCCCCATG GCTCAGTGCTGTAGCGACGGAACCCACTGCTGTCCCCACGGTTACCATTGTGACCCCACATTAACACGCTGTCAGCCAGGAGGTCTCAGTCTGCCCGCTTCCCCACATCTGCCTTCCCCAAGGGTCAAGACCACTAAG GATCGGTGCTGTCTGACTGAGACAGGTTGCTGCCCCTCGGGGTTCCACTGCGATGAGGCTGGCGGATCCTGCGTGAGCGATACACACGAGGGCATCCCCATGACTCCCCTGGTTCAGGCCACAGACGGCAAGGCCGCGAGCGGCGTTATTCGCTGTGATGGAAGCTTCTTTTGTCCGGCTAAATATTCATGCTGTCAGACACCATCCGGCAAGTGGGGATGCTGCCCATACCAACTG GGTCAGTGCTGTAAGGATGGTAAACATTGCTGTGAATATGGATACACTTGCGGTGACCAATCCGATCAGTGCTTGAAAGGCTACTTTCGTATTCCTGCTGGCCAGAGGAAGAAAGCCCAGTTCCTCTAA